A genomic stretch from Bradyrhizobium quebecense includes:
- a CDS encoding NAD kinase: MASSKRYDKIAFVASASAEAQTALEQLTAMYGNHSAADADVVVALGGDGLMLQTLHANMRSGKPIYGMHRGTVGFLMNEYSTHDLRTRLAASRESLINPLLMRATDIHGAVHLHHAINEVALFRQTYQVAKLRILIDEHERMPELMADGILVATPAGSTAYNLSAQGPILPINAALLALTPISAFRPRRWRGALLPNSAFVVIEVIEDEKRPVAAVADHDEVRDVRRVEVLSDKTIAMRMLFDPGHSLEERILREQFGY, translated from the coding sequence ATGGCTAGCTCCAAGCGGTATGACAAGATCGCCTTCGTCGCCAGCGCGAGCGCGGAAGCGCAGACCGCGCTCGAGCAGCTGACCGCGATGTACGGCAACCATTCGGCCGCCGATGCCGACGTCGTGGTTGCGCTCGGCGGCGACGGATTGATGCTGCAGACGCTGCACGCCAACATGCGCAGCGGCAAGCCTATCTACGGCATGCATCGCGGCACGGTCGGCTTCCTGATGAACGAATATTCGACGCACGATCTGCGCACGCGGTTGGCCGCCTCGCGGGAGTCGCTGATCAATCCTCTCCTGATGCGCGCGACCGACATCCACGGCGCGGTGCATCTGCATCACGCCATCAACGAGGTCGCGCTGTTCCGGCAGACCTACCAGGTCGCGAAGCTGCGCATCCTGATCGACGAGCATGAGCGGATGCCCGAGCTGATGGCCGACGGCATCCTGGTGGCGACGCCGGCGGGATCGACCGCCTACAATCTCTCCGCCCAGGGGCCGATCCTGCCGATCAACGCGGCGCTCCTGGCGCTCACCCCCATCAGCGCGTTCCGGCCGCGGCGCTGGCGCGGCGCGCTGCTGCCGAATTCCGCCTTCGTGGTGATCGAGGTGATCGAGGACGAGAAGCGCCCGGTCGCCGCGGTCGCCGACCATGACGAGGTCCGCGACGTCCGCCGGGTCGAGGTGCTCTCCGACAAGACGATCGCGATGCGGATGCTGTTCGATCCCGGCCACTCGCTGGAAGAGCGCATCCTGCGCGAGCAGTTCGGCTACTGA
- a CDS encoding response regulator, whose amino-acid sequence MYRIDFNKLRFLICDDNPHMRRILRTLLHSFGAREVYEAEDGATALEMYTHYVPDIVITDWSMPIFDGLELAQMIRQPESKGNPYAPIIMLTGHSEKRRVTVARDAGVTEFLAKPISAKGLYQRIMNVVANPRPFIKTKTYFGPDRRRNTTNTYIGPERRGSGEVEILQQPSLLEKARSTI is encoded by the coding sequence ATGTATCGCATCGATTTCAACAAGCTGCGATTTTTGATTTGCGACGACAATCCGCACATGCGCCGCATCCTGCGGACGCTGCTGCATTCATTCGGCGCGCGCGAGGTGTATGAGGCCGAGGACGGCGCCACCGCGCTCGAGATGTACACCCATTACGTGCCCGACATCGTCATCACCGACTGGTCGATGCCGATCTTCGACGGCCTCGAGCTCGCGCAGATGATCCGGCAGCCGGAATCCAAGGGCAATCCCTACGCGCCGATCATCATGCTGACCGGACATTCCGAGAAGCGCCGCGTCACCGTGGCGCGAGATGCCGGCGTCACCGAATTCCTGGCCAAGCCGATCTCGGCCAAGGGCCTCTACCAGCGCATCATGAACGTGGTCGCCAACCCGCGCCCGTTCATCAAGACCAAGACCTATTTCGGTCCCGACCGCCGCCGCAACACCACCAATACCTATATCGGCCCCGAACGCCGCGGCAGCGGCGAGGTCGAAATCCTGCAACAGCCGTCGCTGCTCGAGAAGGCGCGCTCGACCATTTAG
- a CDS encoding Hpt domain-containing protein produces MAKDKPGTIEVKSFGTHHVITQPNPLRKVLLRVPESDLDDPVGRAEKALAGLSGEFKEWMTIEADRLSAAHATVQREGFNDNTRDELFRAAHDIKGDAATFGYPSAAAAAESLCRIIEHAPDLAAVPAQLIAHHINAVQAIVRNRTKLDTAVVAGVLSKQLRGIADEFLTHANRDRPEHLEAILAPSIAPGE; encoded by the coding sequence ATGGCGAAAGACAAACCCGGGACGATCGAGGTCAAGAGTTTCGGCACCCATCATGTCATCACGCAGCCGAACCCGCTGCGCAAGGTGCTGCTGCGCGTCCCCGAGAGCGATCTCGACGATCCGGTCGGCCGCGCCGAAAAGGCGCTCGCCGGGCTGTCGGGCGAGTTCAAGGAATGGATGACGATCGAGGCCGACCGCCTCTCCGCCGCGCACGCCACGGTGCAACGCGAGGGCTTCAACGACAACACGCGCGATGAGCTGTTCCGCGCCGCGCACGACATCAAGGGCGATGCCGCGACATTCGGCTATCCGTCGGCGGCGGCGGCGGCCGAGAGCCTGTGCCGCATCATCGAGCACGCGCCTGACCTCGCCGCGGTGCCGGCGCAGCTGATTGCCCACCACATTAATGCCGTGCAGGCGATCGTACGTAACCGCACCAAGCTCGACACCGCGGTCGTGGCCGGCGTGCTGAGCAAGCAGCTCCGCGGCATCGCCGATGAATTCCTGACCCACGCCAACCGCGACCGGCCCGAACATCTCGAGGCCATCCTCGCGCCAAGCATCGCACCTGGCGAATAG
- a CDS encoding DUF2336 domain-containing protein, with protein sequence MIVRQFISWIRTAPAGERAEATRALARAWLISDLTEDDRIAAEGALLMLLDDPSPLVRQAMAEVFAYSAEAPATIVQALSADQPAIALPVLEHSPLLIDADLVDLVATGSDEMQCAIARRANLPASVAAAIAEVGSAAAALELIENPSAGLAPFSWDRIVERHGHLAAIRESMLQLEDLPSATRLALVAKLSDTLAQFVVARNWLGADRADRIAGEAKERSTVNIAARAFGDDMQNLITHLRATGQLTAGLILRALLSGNLDLFGAALAELSGLPYGRVSALLNDRGGNGLQALLRRAGLPESTYAAFRVALEASHEVGYVDSGDGAARLHRRMVERVLTHCETDHSAAEPLLILLRRFATESAREDARMFCEELAAEDAIAVLPYDDDLIAA encoded by the coding sequence ATGATCGTTCGGCAGTTCATTAGTTGGATTAGGACCGCTCCGGCAGGCGAGCGGGCAGAGGCGACGCGGGCGTTGGCCCGGGCCTGGCTCATTTCGGATCTCACCGAGGACGACCGCATCGCAGCCGAAGGCGCGCTGCTGATGCTGCTCGACGACCCGTCGCCGCTGGTGCGACAGGCGATGGCCGAGGTGTTTGCATACAGCGCGGAGGCGCCGGCTACGATCGTGCAGGCGCTGTCGGCCGACCAGCCGGCGATCGCGCTGCCGGTGCTGGAGCATTCACCTCTGCTGATCGATGCCGACCTGGTCGACCTCGTCGCGACCGGCTCCGACGAGATGCAGTGCGCGATCGCGCGCCGCGCCAATCTGCCGGCCTCGGTCGCCGCGGCGATTGCCGAGGTCGGCTCGGCGGCGGCCGCGCTCGAGCTGATCGAGAATCCCTCCGCCGGGCTTGCGCCATTCTCCTGGGACCGCATCGTCGAGCGCCACGGCCATCTCGCCGCCATCCGTGAATCGATGTTGCAGCTGGAAGATTTGCCGTCGGCGACGCGGCTCGCGCTGGTCGCAAAGCTCTCCGACACGCTGGCGCAGTTCGTCGTCGCGCGAAACTGGCTCGGCGCCGACCGCGCCGACCGCATCGCCGGCGAGGCGAAGGAGCGCTCCACGGTGAACATCGCCGCGCGTGCCTTCGGCGACGACATGCAGAACCTGATCACGCATCTGCGTGCCACCGGCCAGCTCACTGCCGGGCTGATCCTGCGCGCGCTGCTGTCGGGCAATCTCGACCTGTTCGGGGCTGCGCTCGCCGAACTGTCCGGACTGCCCTATGGCCGGGTTTCCGCGCTGTTGAACGACCGCGGCGGCAACGGCCTGCAGGCGCTGCTGCGTCGCGCCGGCCTGCCGGAATCCACCTACGCGGCGTTCCGCGTCGCGCTCGAGGCCAGCCACGAGGTCGGCTATGTTGACAGCGGCGACGGTGCCGCGCGGCTGCATCGCCGCATGGTCGAGCGCGTGCTGACCCATTGCGAGACCGATCATTCGGCCGCCGAGCCGCTGCTGATCCTGCTGCGCCGCTTTGCGACCGAATCGGCTCGCGAGGATGCGCGCATGTTCTGCGAGGAACTCGCCGCGGAAGACGCGATCGCGGTGCTGCCTTACGACGACGATCTGATCGCGGCCTGA
- a CDS encoding transglycosylase SLT domain-containing protein: MAVDLFNATASAGVDASRLKVAGSIKQAAATTGTSFEYLLTTAKMESNFNPRAGATTSSAHGLYQFIDQTWLGTVKEAGSQLGYGQYADAITKNSDGSYSVSDPSARSAVMKLRDDPDAASSMAAVLTQSNSFKLTGTLGRRPTDAELYMAHFMGVGGAGKLISSAEDSPSANAAAMFPKAAAANQSIFYDKSGSARSVSQVYSVLTTRYAAAANSNDTRTAFAAAGGDTMSPYAIASAAPTQAPAMDTASYLSTFPNARAASSAGATSAVASAQPAPAFRSLYQGGDRSEPISPAVQELWGNSASLTTSATPKVRAPGRLDLFSDPNGTYSSG, from the coding sequence ATGGCGGTCGACCTCTTCAATGCGACGGCTTCGGCAGGTGTCGATGCTTCGCGCCTGAAGGTCGCCGGTTCGATCAAGCAGGCGGCCGCGACCACCGGCACGAGCTTCGAATATTTGCTCACGACCGCGAAGATGGAATCCAATTTCAATCCGCGGGCCGGTGCCACGACCTCGTCGGCGCATGGACTTTATCAATTCATCGACCAGACCTGGCTCGGCACCGTCAAGGAGGCTGGAAGCCAGCTCGGCTACGGCCAGTATGCCGACGCCATCACCAAAAATTCCGACGGCAGTTATTCGGTCAGCGATCCCTCAGCGCGGAGCGCGGTCATGAAGCTGCGCGACGATCCCGATGCGGCGTCGTCGATGGCCGCGGTGTTGACGCAATCCAACAGCTTCAAGCTCACCGGCACGCTCGGCCGTCGTCCGACCGATGCCGAGCTCTATATGGCGCATTTCATGGGCGTCGGCGGCGCAGGCAAGCTGATCTCGAGCGCCGAGGACAGTCCGAGCGCCAATGCCGCAGCGATGTTTCCGAAAGCGGCGGCCGCCAACCAGTCGATCTTCTACGACAAATCGGGCAGCGCGCGCAGCGTCAGCCAAGTCTATTCGGTGTTGACCACACGCTACGCCGCGGCTGCGAATTCGAACGACACGCGCACGGCGTTTGCCGCGGCGGGCGGCGACACCATGTCGCCTTATGCGATCGCAAGCGCTGCGCCGACACAGGCGCCGGCCATGGACACTGCGTCCTATCTTTCGACCTTCCCGAATGCCCGCGCGGCCTCATCAGCCGGTGCGACCTCGGCCGTCGCATCGGCACAGCCGGCGCCGGCCTTCCGCTCGCTCTACCAGGGCGGCGACCGTTCGGAGCCGATCTCGCCGGCGGTGCAGGAACTGTGGGGCAATTCCGCCTCGCTGACCACGTCGGCGACGCCAAAGGTCCGAGCGCCCGGGCGGCTTGATCTGTTCAGCGATCCGAACGGCACTTACAGCAGCGGCTAG
- the hisI gene encoding phosphoribosyl-AMP cyclohydrolase: protein MSASTHDHDREEGLAFQPKFDATGLVTCVATDAATGDVLMVAHMNDEALRKTIATGEGWYFSRSRNALWRKGESSGQTQRVIEIRTDCDQDAVWIKVEQIGAACHTGRRSCFYRAVKGEGGNVSLSFVDAERLFDPAQVYRK from the coding sequence GTGTCCGCATCGACCCACGATCACGACCGCGAAGAAGGGCTGGCCTTCCAGCCCAAATTCGACGCGACAGGTCTTGTGACCTGCGTCGCGACCGATGCCGCGACCGGCGACGTGCTGATGGTCGCGCACATGAACGACGAAGCCCTGCGCAAGACGATCGCGACCGGTGAGGGCTGGTACTTCAGCCGCTCGCGCAATGCGCTGTGGCGCAAGGGCGAAAGCTCGGGCCAGACCCAGCGCGTGATCGAGATCCGGACGGATTGCGATCAGGACGCGGTGTGGATCAAGGTCGAGCAGATCGGCGCGGCCTGCCACACCGGACGGCGCTCCTGTTTCTATCGCGCCGTGAAGGGCGAGGGCGGCAATGTCAGCCTGTCCTTTGTCGACGCCGAGCGGCTGTTCGATCCGGCGCAGGTCTACCGCAAATAG
- the folE gene encoding GTP cyclohydrolase I FolE, which yields MDALIKSIRPNKPADAKASELDPSEFLAAAVRADQPRPSRAEAEDAVKTLLAYIGENTGREGLLDTPRRVVEAYDELYQGYHQCPAEVLNRTFGETAGYDDFVLVRDIEFTSQCEHHMMPFYGRAHIAYTPVERVVGLSKLARLTDIFARRLQTQEHLTAQVAAAIDEVLKPRGVAVLIEAEHTCMSVRGVAKHGASTFTSRFTGMFRDNPAEQQRFLSLVRGPNR from the coding sequence ATGGACGCCTTGATCAAATCGATTCGCCCCAACAAGCCGGCCGATGCGAAGGCCAGCGAGCTCGACCCCTCAGAATTCCTGGCGGCGGCCGTCCGTGCCGACCAGCCGCGCCCGTCGCGGGCGGAGGCCGAGGACGCCGTGAAGACGCTGCTCGCCTATATCGGCGAGAACACCGGCCGCGAGGGCCTGCTCGACACGCCGCGCCGCGTCGTCGAGGCCTATGACGAGCTCTATCAGGGCTATCATCAGTGCCCGGCCGAGGTGCTGAACCGTACCTTCGGCGAGACCGCCGGCTACGACGATTTCGTCCTGGTCCGCGACATCGAATTCACCTCGCAGTGCGAACATCACATGATGCCGTTCTACGGCAGGGCGCATATCGCCTACACGCCGGTGGAGCGCGTCGTGGGTCTCTCCAAGCTGGCGCGGCTGACCGATATCTTCGCTCGCCGCCTGCAGACCCAGGAGCATCTCACCGCGCAGGTCGCGGCCGCGATCGACGAGGTGCTCAAGCCCCGTGGCGTTGCCGTGCTGATCGAGGCGGAGCATACCTGCATGTCGGTGCGCGGCGTCGCCAAGCATGGTGCATCGACCTTCACCAGCCGCTTTACCGGCATGTTCCGCGACAATCCGGCGGAGCAGCAGCGTTTCCTGTCCCTGGTGCGAGGACCGAACCGGTAA
- a CDS encoding iron-sulfur cluster assembly scaffold protein: MLNDIYNKRIIELAGNIPRLGRLAEPDASATAHSKLCGSTVKVDLKMDGPVVTDFAHDVKACALGQASSSIMASHVVGSTADELRELRETVRKMLKENGQPPQGGKWADIALLEPVRDYKARHASTLLTFDAVVDAIGQIEAKAKQPA; encoded by the coding sequence ATGCTGAACGACATTTATAACAAGCGGATCATTGAGTTGGCCGGCAATATTCCGCGCCTCGGACGACTGGCCGAGCCGGACGCCAGTGCCACCGCTCATTCGAAATTGTGCGGTTCAACCGTCAAGGTCGACCTCAAGATGGACGGCCCCGTGGTGACGGACTTCGCCCATGACGTGAAGGCCTGCGCGCTCGGCCAGGCCTCCTCGTCGATCATGGCGAGCCATGTGGTCGGATCGACCGCGGATGAGCTGCGCGAATTGCGCGAGACCGTCCGCAAGATGCTGAAGGAAAATGGCCAGCCTCCGCAGGGCGGCAAATGGGCCGACATCGCGCTGCTCGAGCCGGTGCGCGACTACAAGGCCCGCCATGCCTCCACGCTACTGACCTTCGACGCCGTGGTCGATGCGATCGGCCAGATCGAGGCCAAGGCAAAGCAGCCGGCGTAA